A genomic window from Lycium barbarum isolate Lr01 chromosome 4, ASM1917538v2, whole genome shotgun sequence includes:
- the LOC132636854 gene encoding small ribosomal subunit protein eS30z/eS30y/eS30x encodes MGKVHGSLARAGKVRGQTPKVAKQDKKKKPRGRAHKRMQYNRRFVTAVVGFGKKRGPNSSEK; translated from the exons ATGG GTAAGGTTCACGGTTCACTTGCTCGTGCCGGTAAGGTTAGGGGTCAAACTCCCAAGGTAGCAAAGCAGGACAAAAAGAAGAAGCCCAGAGGACGTGCACACAAGCGTATGCAATACAACCGCAGATTCGTCACTGCTG TTGTTGGCTTCGGAAAGAAGAGAGGGCCAAACTCTTCTGAGAAGTAG